tgacattgtCATGATTGACATTTGACAATGCATGAAggaaacaacattaaaaactaagtatgaattaaaatacCGAGTTTAGTATCGTGTACTTTTTAATGATCTGTATAAAGTTAGGaaagtattgtaaatataaaactgacATTAATGGTCTCAATGAAAGAACAAATAATCAGAAAACAGTTCATTTAATCATCGAACTAATCTCAAGAACAGCGCATGCCGACAGCCTTTATAATCGATGTCGTAGTATTTCTCGTAGAAATCCTGTATCAGCTCTTCAACCTGTGAAAGATAATGGCTAATGATATATTGCAAGTAAAATGTGATATTTGTGCGGAAATCGCCCATGAACCTTTCATTGAATGTTGTGAATGTGAAACAAATTTATGTAGCTCTTGTTTCGCGTCAGGGAAAGAGAAGGGCAGTCATAAAAATGACCATAAATATGCGGTAAGGAGAAATGACTTCCCGCtttttgaaaattgtaattGGTCCGCAAAAGAGGAATGTAAGTTGCTATCGGCACTCTCGACGTACGGTTACGGTAATTGGGAGGAAATATCGAAAAGTGTACACACGCGATCGAAACTCGAATGTCAAGAgcattacaagaaatattatattgaaaaagttCAATATACTGAATTGAAACTAATACCAGAAACAGAACAGTCTTTATTTTTGAAGCCTTTAACACCATATTTATTCAACACAGAACTGAGTACAAATCCGCCTAGAAATAATCAATCAGATCAACTCTTAGCAGGCTACAATGCATATAGATCCGAATTTGAGCTGAGCTATGATCACAATGcagaaaacatatttaacatagAGGATGGTTATtctgatgatgacgatgattgTATGGATGCTTTAAAAGTTAGCTTAGTGAGTGCACTGAACACAAGACTGAAAGAGAGGCAACGGCGATACAAAGTGATTCAAAATCATGGCCTCATCATGCCCAATAAACTCTTATCTTGGCTAAAAAGGTTTGATAGTACATTATCGAGACCAAAATCTGAACGTCTCCTACCATTTATGCAATTCATGACAGGCATGCAGTTTGATGCATTCATGGAATCTCTTAATTTAGAAgaagatttaataaataggaTTGTGCGACTATGTGAATATCGTAGAAATGGCATGAGAACTTTATACTCTGCAAGATTGTATATGCAGTTAAAGAAAAACAATGATATGGCTTATAAGGAACAGAGATATGCTACATCTATAATGATGAAGAAATTTGACAGCCAGTCGCCAGTCAagcataagttttattttggaaatacCATCGGCAAGAGGTATAGAAAAGCATCATTGCCATTAGACATCATTGATCTACCGGGTTTTCATCTATTATCAGAAAGTGAAAAGAGTTTGTGTTCCAACATAAGATTAATACCTAGAAATTACttagaaattaaaaagatacttattactgaaaataataaGCTGGGCTTTTTGCGCTTGTTAGATGCAAGAAGAATTGTTAAAAtcgatgtaaataaaacaaggaAGATATACGACTATCTTCTGTCTGAAGGATTTGTATCAAAgccttgaaataaatattttatagtaacatatcgttttttttttttaatgtaattgtagtaaaattattgcacttttatattatttaaacatatagttAAACTTTTACTGGGCTAATTGACTGTGCATTTTTTTGGGGACAATGCTTTGTGActaatttttatctatttaatatttcacaaaaagTACTGAATAGAGTTTGATAAAACTCTTTGGATACCTAATGACTGATATGTGGAAAAAAGTTGTAAATAGAAAGCATTCTCAGAATTAGGCCTTAAatctaaataagtaaatattttgtttgattgaatTTGAAGTAAGGATTTTCCTTCTTTTCAGGAgaaaatttgaattgaaaatacttttactttcgtgtataaaatacttactttgAAACCAAACttttgatacaaaaatatgGCTGGATTGGTAGGTGATACATGTAGAGTTACATCCTTATCTGTGCAGGTctgaaaaaatatcaatattaatagaaCAGTAGCTCATAATATACACAATAGATTTAGACAGAGTTTTTGCTTcgtgtacattattttgtaatcataCAAACAACATGTACTGCtgtaaaaaaaacctaacagagatactaaattaaataatcctgATAAAAATAAAGTGCAAACAATTCTCAAAATTTGGTTCCagcttcttttattatattagcttGATAATTTTAGGCTAGATAAGGAACTATTGGGGCAAAGGGTTAACATACCGGCGACGCCTGCCTGTGTGTTACCTGCAGCAGATGGTACAGCATGAAGGCGGCGAGTCCCTTGCGCCTCCACTCCGGCCTCGTCAGCACGAAGGACACGTAGGCCTGCCCGCCGGCGTCCGGCACCAGGAAGGCGCAGCCCACCACCAGCCGACCGAACGTCACCACGCAGCTGAACTCTGGATACTGCAGCGCCTCCGTCACTGGCCACCGATACAATACGTTAACGACTATCGTTAAATTGATCAGTATAAGTGTTAATTTTTTCCTCAGTTTGCATTATTTCAAATAGTGTTTaaagtatacataaaaaaatattcaattttattgttgtttgttgAGACATGAACGTACCATAGAtgtgaaaaatgtattatatagttTCGAGTAAATAATAACTCATCGATAATTCGGATATCAGCGTGTACTCACAGTCGATGCCGGGCCAGAAGAACTGCGCACACAGACTGTTGACGGCCGCTATGTGCTGCGGACGCACATACGAGAAGTCGATGGTGGGGCGAGGGGGAGGCTCGTAGTCTTGAATATGTCTGCGAGAGTCGATTTGGTATCAGATCCCATCGGAGTTGTCTCTCAACAAGATCATGAAATAAGTGAGGCACGACTGATGTAGTATAACGCTGGGGAAACCTTTGTGTGAACCCAGCTGGGAGATATCATCAGGAATTCATgagcaaaataaatactttttttcacTGTCTTTGATTAGGAGAACGAAAATTTCAGATCCCTGTTTGGTCGGGCATGATCGTATACggaatgatttttatttgtctcTGTGCATGTCTATTAGAGGAGGtgcacatttaaataaaaaaatatatacatccaGAAAACAGACCAATTAATTTGatcaatatttcataaaaagttaGTTCAAATTAGCTATATCTGAAATGAAACAATTCTCGGTTCGAATTACCTATGAGTTCTCCTTAAAAGCTCGTCTCTAAGCTTCAACCAAGTCGGCATTGTAGTCGCGTCCCTTCGAATATATGGTTTTAGAATGGTCCCAGAGTGGGGGGACCGGAAGGCCGTCGGCTCGATGTGCGACAGCAATAGCGTACCGTAGTTGGTGCTGGAGATCGTTCCGGAGAGATTGTCTATTAGATACTAAACAaaggcatatttttaaataatttaaataaacacgaCCGGGCAGAGATTTCTTATTCTAGAAAATAAGGCCTTGAGtccgttaattttttatattttgttttgtttttttcaaaaaagacgTGActaaaatttttgaagttgcatttttaacttaatttgaaaaaaggtaaaaaacgtgataactcaaaaatagttcacttttgcatcacgCATATGGGGGTCAAATCTATTTCGTGATagcattatttatttggtaGCACGTTGCAATGGgcaacttaaaattttaagacgaactgaattaaaaactatgtgtaaatttaaattgaattttcttACCGATCGTTGGAACCTGTCCAGAACACGTTCAGCGTTCATTACCACCCTCGGGTCCTCTGTGACGTAGCCGCCCAGCAGCTTCACCGTCCTAGAGGGAACAGTGTACTCTTAATAAGATGGATACTCTGTATACTCATCACCTTATTGTAAACCGACCATATGTTACATATGCAGTAGTACGTATGTACATAAACACGTTTGTACAATAAAGCAGCGCAACCGCTTAGAAGCGCTATCTTACAGATAAGCacagagtaataaaaatataaaagatggCCGGCAATTTAGtggcaa
The nucleotide sequence above comes from Vanessa tameamea isolate UH-Manoa-2023 chromosome 2, ilVanTame1 primary haplotype, whole genome shotgun sequence. Encoded proteins:
- the Ada2a gene encoding transcriptional adapter 2A, yielding MANDILQVKCDICAEIAHEPFIECCECETNLCSSCFASGKEKGSHKNDHKYAVRRNDFPLFENCNWSAKEECKLLSALSTYGYGNWEEISKSVHTRSKLECQEHYKKYYIEKVQYTELKLIPETEQSLFLKPLTPYLFNTELSTNPPRNNQSDQLLAGYNAYRSEFELSYDHNAENIFNIEDGYSDDDDDCMDALKVSLVSALNTRLKERQRRYKVIQNHGLIMPNKLLSWLKRFDSTLSRPKSERLLPFMQFMTGMQFDAFMESLNLEEDLINRIVRLCEYRRNGMRTLYSARLYMQLKKNNDMAYKEQRYATSIMMKKFDSQSPVKHKFYFGNTIGKRYRKASLPLDIIDLPGFHLLSESEKSLCSNIRLIPRNYLEIKKILITENNKLGFLRLLDARRIVKIDVNKTRKIYDYLLSEGFVSKP